The genomic segment CGCCCCCTCACTCGACCTTGCCGATCGAGAAGAAGAAGGTCTCGCCCGAGCTGTCGTCGAGCCCGTCATTGTCGGTCACGACAAAGCCCTCGCCCGCGGCGTCGATGGTGAAGCCCTCGACCTTGTCGACGATATAGCCGCCATAACCCGCCAGATCGGGGATCAGGTCGCGCACCTCTTCCTTGGTCACCACCGGCAGATCGCCGCCCAGCGCCGCCGGCACCATCTCGGAGAGCTTCACGCGGAAGATCTTCTTGACCTTGGCGAGGTCGCCCAGCTGGTTGTCGCGCTCGACGATATAGGCGTAATCGCCGCGGATGGTGATCTCGGAAAGCCCCATCCAGCCCGCGCCCTTCGGCTCGAGCGGGTAGTGCACCGCGCCCCAGTCCTTGGTCTCGGTGTTGTAGGCCACCAGCTTGACCATGCCCTTCGGGTCATCGGCCCATTCGCGCTGCACCGCCATCCAGAGCGTCTCGCCGAGCTTGGCGATCCCCTCGAAGCCAAACCGCGTCTCGGCGGCGGCGAGCTCGGCGGGCAGGCCGATCTGTTCCTTGATCTTGCCCTTGGCATCGACATGCACGATCCCGTGCGGGATCATCTTGTCCGACCGCCCCTCGGAGGCGAGCCAGAACCCGCCCTCGCCATCGGGGGTGATCCCCTCGAGATCCATCAGCTGCGCCGCCTCGCCGCCGCGCGTGACCACGGTCGCGCCGGTGATCTTCGCGGGCTTTTGCGTGGCATTGAGGGTGAAGATCGTCGGCGCCGCGCCATAAACGCTGTCGGAGACCGCATAGAGCTTGCCCGGCTCCGCCGGATCCGCCGCAAGGCCCGAAAGCGCGCCCCAGCCGATCAGCTCGGCGCTGCCCGCCGAGGTGATCGTCGGATAGGAGGCCGCGGCCTCGGCGCGCGCAAAGATCATCACATGCGCCCGCGCGCCGCCATCTTCGCCAAGGTCGGTCTCATTGGCCGAAACCAAGAGCCCGCGCGCCGGGATCGCGGCATAGCCCTCCGGGCCGACCCCCGAGGGCAGGAGCTGCAGGAGCTTCGGCGCGGTGAGATCGCTCACGTCATAGACGCCCACGATCGAGCCGCGCTCGGAGCCGATGAACACCAGCGGCTGGCCGTCGAACGCGCCCACCTCGACCGATTCGGGCTCGACGCCCTTCTTGGCGGCGCGGCCCTCGGGGAAATGCCCGATCTGGGCCAGCGCGCGCTCGAAGGTGTTGCCGCTGTCATAGACGACGGTGCCGTCCTTCTTGAAGATCGTCCAGCCGCGCGAGCCGCCCTTCCAGTCGCCCTCGTTGGCGGTGGCGAAATGATCCTCGTCGATCCATTTCACCGCATCGGGCTCGCGCGGGATATCGCTGAGCGCGCCGGTGAAATCGAGCTTGCCGTCCTTCTTGGTGTCGACCCCCTCGAGGCTGACCGTGCCCGCGCTGAAATGGCCCGCGACCTTGCCATCGGCGCCGATCACCACGATCTCGTTGTTCTCCTGCAGCGTCACGACGATCTCGCCGAGCGCGTTGATGTCAACGAATTCGGGCTCCGGGTCGTCGCCCGCAACGCCCGCAAGGCCGGTGAGCTCGATCCGCTCAGCCGCGCCACAATCCGCCACACCCGCCTTGAGCGGCAGCTTGACCAGATAGCCCGCCGGCATCTGCGGCAGATCGCCATCGTTCAGATCCTCGTCGCGCTCATTCTCGATCGCCACCGCGAGGAAGCTGCCATCCTTGGCGCGCGCCACCGAATCGGGCTGGCCGCCGAGATCGCAGGAGCCGACCTCCGCGCCCTTGCCCAGATCGACCATCGCCAGCCGCCCCGAGGGCGCGACATAGCTTTCCGAGGTGTTCACCGCGACAAAGGCCATGTCGCCCACCACCGCAACCGAGGTCGGCTCGCCCTTCATGTCGATCGCGCCAAGCGGCTTCGGCGCCGCAGGCTCGGCAATATCGACCATGCCGATCACGCCAAGCAGGCTGTCGGTGTAAACCAGCCGCATCCCGTCCTCGCTCGCGGCGATGATCTCGGCGGAGGTGGCGCGGGCGGTGTCTTCGCCCGCCGCCATGTTCAGGGGCGTCGCGAAAGCCGCCACCCGGTTGAAGCTCATCTCGGCCGCAGCGGGCAGAGCCGTGGTCAGGGCAAGCACAGCCCCGAGCGAAAGTCGCATCATCATCGGTGTCTCCGTCATTTGCTGAGCGGAGCCATGCCCGGGCGCGGTAACATCTCCGCGACCAAGCCATGACGATTGCGTAACGACGAGCGTCGAGGGGGCAGCGCCCCCTGCCCCTCACCCCACCACGTTGAACGCCGGCCCGTAGGGATAGCCGGTGATATTCTCCGCGCCGTCCTCGCCGATCACGAGAATATCGTGCTCGCGGTAGCCGCCGGCGCCGGGGCGCCCCTCGGGGATCGTCACCATCGGCTCCATCGACACCACCATCCCCGGCGCCAGAACCGTCTCGATATCCTCGCGCAGCTCGAGCCCCGCCTCGCGGCCATAGTAATGCGAGAGCACCCCGAAGCTGTGGCCGTAGCCGAAGCTGCGGTATTGCAGCAGGTTCTTCTCCTCGAAGAAGGCGTTGAGCGTCGCCGTCACCTCGGCGCAGCTCGCCCCGGGTTTCAAAAGCCCGAGCCCGAGCTCATGGGCCGCGACATTGGCCTCCCAGATCGTCAGGCTGGCCGCATCGACCTCGCCCACGAACATCGTGCGCTCGAGCGCGGTGTAATAGCCCGAGATCATCGGGAAGCAGTTGAGCGAGAGGATATCGCCGCGCCGCAGCCGCCGCCCGGTGACCGGGTTATGCGCGCCATCGGTGTTCAGCCCGGATTGGAACCAGACCCAGGTGTCGCGATATTCCGCATCGGGGAAGCGCTCGGCGATCGCCGCCTCCATCGCGTCGCGCCCGGCCATCGCCACGTCGATCTCGCGCAGCCCCTCGCGGATCGTCTCGCGGATCGCGTAGCCGCCGATATCGGCCACCGCCGCGCCCTGTTTGATCAGCGCGATCTCGGCGGCGGATTTCACCATCCGCTGGCGCATGCTGGCGGGCGCGATATCGACCCGGGCGGCGGGTTTGAGGAAGGTATCGAGCTTGGCCGAGGCCTCGAGGGTGAGGTGATCGGCCTCGATCCCGAGCCGGCGCCCCTCGCCGATCAGATGGCGGATCGCGCGCCAGTAATTATCCCGCGTCCAGTCGGTATAGGTCAGGCTCGCGCCATGGCTGCGCCGCCAGGGCTGGCCCGCGTCGATCCCCGCCGAAACGGTGGTCGAGGCATCGGCGGTGACGACCAGCGCATAGGGCCGCCCGAAGGAGCAATAGAGAAAGCCCGAGTAATAGGCGATCGTCTGCATCGAGGTCAGCACCGCCGCCTCGACCCCGGCCGCCGCCATCGCCGCGCGCAGCCCCCCGAGCCGCGCCTCATATTCGGCCGCCGCAAAGGGCAGAACCACCTTTTCGCCGTTTTCGCAGATATAGAAATCAGGGCGTTGCATCTTAGTCTCCTGTGGGGCCATGGGACCCCGAAAGATCCCGGCGTTCAGGACGAACGGCGGTTGCCCGCCAACCTCGGAGGTGCCCCTCCTGCGACGACGCCATCGTCGCGGTCGCGCAGATGCTGCCAGAGGCGCGCGCGCCGCGCAAGGGGGTTGACCCGGGCCGCGACCGCGCCGAGGCTTGGGCAAACGCGAGGAGACCCAGATGCGCCCCGGCCCGCTCAACCTGATCACCGATGTCGCGGGGCTGGTCGTCGGCAACGCCCATGACGCGCGGCTGCGCTCGGGCGTCAGCGTGCTGAGCGCGGCGCGCCCCTTCACGGCCGCGGTGCATGTGATGGGCGGCGCGCCCGGCACCCGCGAGACGGATCTGCTCGCCCCCGACAAGCTCGTGCAGGAGGTCGACGCGCTGGTGCTCTCGGGCGGCTCGGCCTTCGGGCTCGACGCGGCCTCGGGGGTGATGGAGGCGCTCGCCGCGGCCGGGCGGGGCTTTGCGGTCGGGCCTGCGCTTGTGCCGATCGTGCCGAGCGCGATCCTCTTCGATCTCTTGAACGGCGGCGAGAAGGGCTGGGCCGAGAACCCCTATCGCGGGCTCGGGCGGGCGGCCTTTGCGGGCGCGGGCACACGATTCGAGATCGGCTCGGCCGGGGCGGGCTATGGCGCGATGACGGGGCGGCTCAAGGGCGGGCTCGGCTCGGCCTCGGCGGTGCTGGGCAACGGGCTGACGGTCGGCGCGCTTGTGGCGGTCAATGCGCTGGGCTCCGCGACGGTGGGCGAGAGCGGGCATTTCTGGGCCGCGCCCTGGGAGATCGACGCGGAATTCGGCGGGCGCGGCCCCGCGCGCGCCTACCCCGCCACCGAGGAACCGCGCCCGATGAAACGCACCGGCGAGGCCACCACCATCGCGATCGTGGCGACCGATGCCGCGCTCAGCCAGGCGCAGGCCCAGCGCCTCGCCATCGCCGCCCATGACGGGATGGCGCGCGCGCTCGTGCCCTCGCATACGCCGCTCGACGGCGATCTCGTCTTTGCCGCCGCGACCGGCGAAAAACCCCTCGCCGAGGCCCTCGACACCTTCGCGCTCGGCCATGCCGCGGCCTGCACGCTGGCCCGCGCCATCGCCCGCGCGGTTTATGCCGCGACGCCACAGCCGGGCGATCTGCAACCCACCTGGTCCCACCTTTTCGGCACCTGACCCCGCCCTTTTGGCAAATCCCCGCGCCCGGCTTGCCACCGCGGCGGATGGACAAGCCCGCGCGCGCATGGTTCCCTCGCGCAAAGCCCATCCTCGCGGGAGACCCCCTCATGCTCGATACCAAGACCGACCTGAAATCGCTTCTCAAGGACCCGACCCTTCTCGAAACCCGCGCCTTCGTGGCGGGCGAATGGGTCGAGGCCGATGACGGCGCGCGCTTTGACGTGCTCAACCCCGCGCGCGGCGACGTGATCTGCTCGGTGCCCGATCTGGGCCGCGCCGAAACCGCCCGCGCCATCGAGGCCGCCCGCGTCGCGATGAAGGACTGGGCCGCGCGCACCGGCAAGGAACGCGCCGGCGTGCTGCGCAAATGGTTCGAGCTGATGATGGCCAACCAGGACGACCTCGGCGCGATCCTGACCGCCGAAATGGGCAAGCCGCTCGCCGAGGCGAAGGGCGAGATCGCCTATGGCGCCTCGTTCATCGAATGGTTCGGCGAAGAGGCCAAGCGCATCTATGGCGAGACGATCCCCGGCCATATGCGCGACAAGCGCATCCAGGTGATCAAACAGCCGATCGGCGTTGTCGGCTCGATCACGCCGTGGAACTTCCCCAATGCGATGATCACCCGCAAATGCGGCCCCGCGCTCGCGGTCGGCTGCGGCTTCGTCGCGCGCCCGGCGGCGGAAACCCCGCTCTCGGCGCTCGCGCTCGCGGTGCTTGGTGAACGCGCGGGCCTGCCCAAGGGGATCCTCTCGGTGATCACCTCGACCAAGGCCTCCGACATCGGCAAGGAATTCTGCGAGAACCCGACGGTGCGCAAGCTGACCTTCACCGGCTCGACCGAGGTCGGCCGCGTGCTGATGCGCCAGGCCGCCGATCAGGTGATGAAATGCTCGATGGAGCTCGGCGGCAACGCGCCCTTCATCGTCTTCGACGACGCCGATCTCGACGCCGCGGTCGAGGGCGCGATGATGTCGAAATTCCGCAACAACGGCCAGACCTGCGTCTGTGCGAACCGTATCTATGTGCAGGCCGGGGTCTATGACGCCTTCGCCGCGAAACTCGCCGCCGCGGTGGCGAAGCTGAACATCGGCGACGGGCTCGAAGCGGGCACCACCACCGGCCCGCTGATCTCCGACAAGGCGGTCGCCAAGGTCGAGGACCATATCGCCGACGTGCTCGCCGGCGGCGGCCAGGTCGTCACCGGCGGCAAACGCCACGCGCTCGGCGGCACCTTCTTCGAGCCGACCGTGCTCACCGGCGTGACGCAGGAGATGAAAGTCTCGACCGAGGAAACCTTCGGCCCGGTCGCGCCGCTCTTCAAGTTCGAGACCGAGGAAGAGGTGATCGAGAAAGCCAACGCCACGATCTTCGGTCTGGCGAGCTATTTCTACGCCCGCGACATCGGCCGCATCACCCGCGTGCAAGAGGGGCTGGAATACGGGATCGTCGGCGTCAACACCGGCATCATCTCGACCGAGGTCGCGCCCTTCGGCGGCGTCAAGCAATCCGGCCTCGGCCGCGAAGGCTCGCATCACGGCACCGAGGATTACCTCGAGATGAAATATATCTGCCTCTCGATCTGACGCCAAACCGAGACAGGTTCAGGAAAATTTCGGCGCGAGGCCTTCGGGCCCCGCGCCAATATGACGCAGATCAAGGCATGAAGGTCGCCGCTGTGCGAGGGTGATCGCGGGGAGAGGGGATGATGCCCCCACCAATTGCCGATTGGAGATCACGATGTCGCTCGCTCGCGCCGCCAGCTCTTCCGCCCGTCTCGCCGCACCGCGCGGGAAGGCCCGACCGCAACCCATCGCCGCCGTGCGAGAGGCTTACCGGCTCGCGGAGATCGTCGTCTCGCCCGAGCATGACAGCGTGCAGGACCGGCAGAGCGCGCGCGCCAAACTGACCAAGATCCTCGCCTCGCTCACCCCGCCCGACTGACGAAAAAGCCGCCCCGAAGGGCGGCTCTTGCGGTCCGGGCGCCGATCACTTGCGATCGTCGTCGTCCTCATCCTCATCATCGCCATGCGGCAGGTTGAAGAAGCTGTCGGCATCCGAGAAATCCTTCGGATCTTCGCGCTCTTCCTCGACGGCGCCACCGCCCAGGGTGAAATTCTCCAGCCCCGCGATCGAGGACGGCAGACGCGGCTCGTCCGACATGCCGAGCGATTGCTCGGTCGAGACCAGCTTGCGACGCTCGTCATCCGACATCACGCCCTCGGCCGCGCGTTTCTTCGCCGCCTTCTGCACTTCGCTGTCGAGCTCCGATTGCCGGCACAGGCCGAGCGCCACCGGGTCGATCGCGGTCATGTTCTGGATGTTCCAGTGGGTGCGCTCGCGGATCGAGGCGATGGTGGGCTTGGTCGTGCCCACCAGCCGCGCGATCTGCGCATCGGCGAGCTCGGGGTGGAATTTCACCAGCCACAGGATCGCGTTCGGGCGGTCCTGACGCTTCGAGAGCGGCGTGTAGCGCGGCCCGCGGCGCTTGTCCTCGCCCACCGCGGCGGCGTTGAACTTCAGCCGCAGCTTGTAGAGCGGGTCGGCCTCGCCCTTGTCGATCTCTTTCTGGTCGAGCTGGTTCGAGGCGATCGGGTCGAAGCCCTTCACGCCCGCCGCCACGTCGCCATCGGCGATGCCCTGCACTTCAAGCTCGTGCATGCCGCAGAAATCCGCGATCTGCTTGAAGCTGAGCGTCGTATTGTCCACCAGCCAAACGGCGGTCGCTTTGGCCATCAGGGGCTTGTTGGTCATCGGAGCCATCCTTTACAAATCTCTCCCGTGCCGAGAAACCGGCTGCGGCCTCGGTTCCCCCGGGCCGCGGTCCATTTCTGGTGGGGAATTGGGGCGTATATAGTCAGAAATCCACTGCGAGGGAAGAGAAAATGAGAGTTTTAGCGATCTGCGCCCTGGGCCTCGCGCTTGCGGCGCCCATCGCCCGGGCGGAGGGCGAGCGCGCGGGGGATTTCGACTATTACGTCCTCGCGCTCTCGTGGTCGCCGGGCTGGTGCGCGACCGACGGCGCGGGGCGCGGCGCGGCGCAATGCGACCCGGCCAATGACGCGAGCTTCGTGCTGCACGGGCTCTGGCCGCAGGACGAGGCGGGCTATCCAAGCTATTGCCGCACCACCGCCCGCGACCCCTCGCGCGCGCAATCGGCGGCGATGGAGGATATCATGGGCTCCGATGGCGCGGCCTGGTATCAATGGAAGAAACACGGCCGCTGCGCCGGCCTTTCCGCCGCCGAGTATTATGCAACCGCCCGCGCGGCCTATGAAAGCATTGAAATCCCACAGGTTTTCAAAGCCCTGCCGAAGGATGTGCGGCTGCCCGCGAAGGTCGTCGAAGAGGCGTTTCTCGAGGCGAACCCCGGCCTCACCCGCGACGGGATCACCATCACCTGCGCCGAGGGCCGCATTCAGGAGGCGCGGATCTGCCTCACCCGCGATCTGACCCCGCGCAAATGCGGGGCCGATGTGATCCGCGATTGCACGATGACCAACGCGCTGATGGAGCGGGTGCGCTGATCAGCGCAGCTTCAGCACGATCTTGCCGATATGGGCGCCGCTTTCCATCCGCGCATGGGCGGCGGCGGCCTCCTCGAGCGGGTATTCGCTGTCAAACACCACCCGCAGCTTGCCCGCCTCGACCATCGGCCAGACCTGCGCGACGAGCGCCCGCGCGATCTCGGCCTTGGCGGCGTCCGATTGCGGGCGCAGCGTCGCGCCGGTGACCGTCAGGCGGCGCAACATGATCTGCGCGAAGTTGATCTCGGCCTTCGGGCTTTCCAGAAACGCGATGAAGACCAGCCGCCCGTCATCGGCCAAGGCCTTGATATCGCGCGCTATATAGCTGCCGCCAACCATGTCGAGGATGAGATTCGCGCCGCCCTCGGCCCGCAGCACCTCGACGAAATCCGCCTCGCGGTAGTTGATCGCGGTGGCGCCGAGGCCCTCGCAGGCCGCGCATTTCTCCGCCGAGCCGGCCGTCGCAAAGACCCGCGCGCCGAGCGCCGTGGCGATCTGGATCGCGGTCGTGCCGATCCCCGAGGAGCCGCCATGGACGAGAAACCGCTCCCCCGCCACCAGCCCACCGCGCATCACCACCGTCGACCAGACGGTGAAACAGGTCTCCGGCAGACAGGCCGCATCGCGCAGGCTGACGCCTTCGGGCACCGGCAGCGCATGGGCCGCGGGGGTGACCACATATTCGGCATAGCCCCCGCCCGGCAAAAGCGCGCAAACCGCATCGCCCACCGCCCAGCCCGCCACATCGGGGCCAAGCGCCGCCACCCGCCCCGAACATTCGAGCCCCGGCAGATCCGAGGCGCCCGGCGGCGCGCGATAGGCGCCCGCGCGTTGCAGCGCATCGGGGCGATTGACGCCCGCATAGGCCACCTCGATCAGGATCTCGCCCGGCCCCGGCACCGGCACCGCCCGCGTCACCGCGCGCAGAACCTCCGGCCCGCCCGGCGCCGAAATCTCGACCGCGCGCATCAGGCTCGGCAGGCTCATCGCGCCCCCCCCATCCGCCCGGGCAAGTCGGCAGGCTCGGGCGCCTTCACCGCGCCGAGCATCTCCTTGAGGAACGGCAGGCCGAGCACCTTGCCCTTCACCTTCTCGAAGGTCATCACGCCCTCGATCCGCCGATCGAGAAACGCCCGCGTCTCGACCCCGCCCTCGCTGTCATCGCCGAGCCAGAAGAGCACCGTCGCGCCATAGACCGCCGAGAGCGTCATCCGCTTGGTATACCAGTTGTAATCGCGGCTGGTGTCGCCCAGCGCGGCCCAGATCCGGTCGGCGGTCTCCCAGATGAGCTTGCTGCCGGTGGCGGCGTTTTGCGGCAGCGCGAAGACCGAGGCGCCGCGGCTGACGAGCTCGCGATCGACCGCCTCGAGCCGCAGCAGAACCGCCGCCGCGATCTTGTCGCGAAACTTCATCCCGGTGAAATCCGCCGCCGCGATCGCCGCCTCCATCGCCCGGTCGCCCGCGCGGTGATACTCCACCGCCAGATCCACCGCGCCGCGCGGACACACGATCCGCGCCAGCGCCTCATCGACGCCGAGATCGGCCACCGCCGCGCGGAAAGCGGGCTCCGACCAACCCTCGAACGGCACATGCGGGGTAATCGCCCCGAGCAATTCGGCCTTCAGCCGATCCACGTCCAAATGGTCGTTTTTCATGGGATTATCCTCGAACTGGGCCGTAGACAAAGCCGGGCTTCCTTGCTATATGGCCGCTTCCTGCACACTGATGCAACTCTAACTTAGGAAGGTGGTGACACCACATGCAGGTCAGCGTTCGCGACAATAACGTCGAACAGGCGCTTCGTGCTCTGAAGAAAAAACTTCAGCGCGAGGGGGTTTTCCGTGAAATGAAGCTCAAGCAACATTTCGAGAAGCCGTCCGTCAAGAAAGCGCGCGAGAAAGCTGAAGCCGTTCGCCGTGCCCGTAAACTGGCGCGGAAGAAAGCTCAGCGCGAAGGCGCTCTCTAAGAGCCTGAAAATGCTGGCGGTTTATCCGCACCGATCAACCCCCGGGGCCCCGCCATCGGGGGTTTTTTGGTTCTCACGCGGTCGTGAATTGCGCGGGCGGCGCGCAAGGTCAAAGGCTCGGTCATCATGCCCGATTTCGGTCCTGTCTTTCATCATCTCGGCCTGATCCTGCTGGCGCTCGGGGTCACGATGCTGGCGCCGGCCTGGCTCGATTTCTCGCTCGCCGACGCGAACTGGGCGCAGGTCTTCGAGGCCGCGGTGATCACGATTCTCTTCGGCGCGCTGCTTGCGCTCGCCTCGCGGGTCGACAGCGGCCATGGCCTCACGATCCGCCAGGCCTATCTGCTCACCGCCGCGATCTGGATCGTGGTGCCGGCCTTCGGCGCGCTACCCTTCATCCTCGGCAAACCCGATGTGAGCTATACCGACGCCTATTATGAGGCGGTCTCCGGCATCACGACGACGGGCTACACCGTCTTCACCGGGCTCGAGGAACTGCCGCGCTCGGTGGTGCTGTGGCGGGGCATGCTGAACTGGATGGGCGGGCTGGGGATCGCCTTTGTCGCGATGATCTTCCTGCCGGTCATGCGCATCGGCGGCATGCGCTATTTCCAGACCGAGGGCTTCGACACGCTGGGCAAGGTGCTGCCGCGCGCGCGCGATATCGCGATCTCGCTGCTGCAGGTCTATGCCGGGCTGACGCTGATCTGCACGCTGGCGTTTCTGGGCTGCGGGCTGCCGCCGCTCGATGCGCTGATCCATGCGATGGCGGCGATCGCGACGGGGGGCTTTGGCACCTATGACGCGAATTTCGCGGTCTGGTCGCCGGCGGCGCAATATGTCGGCACCGTTTCGATGCTGCTCGGCGCGATGCCCTATATCCGGTTTTTCCAGCTCGTGCAGGGCAACCCGCGCCCGCTCTGGCGCGATTCGCAGACCCGCGCCTTCCTGCGCTGGTATGGCTATTTCACCGCGATGATAGTGCTTTACCGGCTCACCCATGAGGATCTGCCGCTCGAACAGATCTTCCGCGAGACCTCGTTCAACTTCGCCTCGGTGCTCACCGGCACCGGCTTTGGCGTGAGCGGGATCGAGGCCTGGGGCTCCTTCGCGGTGGTGGCGGCCTTCCTGATCGGGCTGGTGGGCGGCTGCACCGGCTCGAGCTCGGGCGCGCTCTCGGTCTTCCGGGTCCAGATCGTCTTTGCCGCGATCCACACCGCGCTGCGCCAATTGCGCGCGCCGCATCGGGTGATCCAGCCGCGCTACGACGGCAAGACCCTCGATGACAGCACGCTTTACCCGCTCATGCTGCATGTCACCGGCTATATCCTGTCGCTCGGCGTGCTCTCGGTCGCGCTCTCGATGGCGGGGGTGGATCTGACCTCGGCGCTCTTCGCGATCTGGGGGTGCCTGGGCAATATCGGCTTCGGGATCGGGCCGATGGTGGCGCGCACCGGCACGATGGTCGATTTCAACGACACCGCGACCTGGATCATGACGCTCGCGATGCTGCTCGGCCGGCTCGGGCTGCTGGCGATCCTGGTGCTCGCGCTGCCGCGGTTCTGGCGCGCTTAAACCGGAAGCGCGGTCGTCTTGAACACCGTGCGCAGCGCGAAGCTCGATTGCATCCCCTGCACGCCGGGCAACCGCGCGAGCTTGGCGCGGTGGATGCGGGCGAAATCCTCGGTATCCTCGGCCACGACCTTCAGAAGATAATCCGCCGAGCCCGCCATCAGGTGACATTCGAGCACATCGGGGATCTTCTTGACCTCGCGCTCAAAGGCCTCGAGCACCTCATCGGCCTGCCCCGAGAGCGTGATCTCGACGAAAACCGTGGTCGGCCGGCCGAGCTTGCGGGCATCGAGCAGCGCGACATAATCGCGGATATAGCCCTCCTCCTCGAGCCGCTGCACGCGGCGGTGACAGGCCGAGGCGGAGAGGTTCACCCGCTCGGACAGCTCGGCGTTGGAGATCCGCCCGAGCTTTTGCAAAACGGTGAGGATCCGGCGATCTGTGGCGTCAATGCTCATGGGCGCGCAATCTTCTTCGGCAATTTCGGTCTCAGGCCGAAGATATGCGCGCGAAGAGCCGGGGAAATCAATGCAAATTCAACACAATTTCAACAGATCGGGCGCAGGCTGAACCTGGGGACAACCAGAGGCGGAGCCGATGAAAGTCGGATGCGTTCGGGAGATCAAGGCACAGGAATATCGCGTCGGGCTGACGCCCGAGGCGGTGACGGAGCTCGCCGCGCGGGGCCATGAGGTGCTCATCGAGAGCGGCGCGGGGGCCGGGTCGGGCTATGACGACGGCCATTACAAGGAGGCGGGCGCGCGGATCCTGCGCGATGCCGAGGGGGTGTTTGCCGCCTCCGACATGATCGTGAAGGTGAAGGAGCCGCAGGCGGAGGAGCGCGCGATGCTGCGCCGCGATCAGCTGCTCTTCACCTATCTGCACCTCGCCGCCGACCTCGATCAGACCCGCGATCTGGTCAAATCCGGCGCGACCTGCATCGCCTATGAAACGGTGACCGACCGCAACGGCGCGCTGCCGCTGCTCGCGCCGATGTCGGAGGTGGCAGGCAAGCTCGCGCCGCAGATGGGCGCTTGGGCGATGCAAAAGGCGAACGGCGGCTGCGGCGTGCTGATGGGCGGGGTCGCGGGCGTGGCGCCGGCCAAGGTCGTGGTGATCGGCGGCGGCGTCGTCGGCACGCAGGCCGCGCGGGTCGCCGCCGGGATGGGGGCGGATGTGACCATCCTCGACCGCTCGATCCCGCGGCTGCGCCAGCTCGACGAGCTCTATGGCGGCCTCTTCCGCACCGCCTATTCAAGCAAGGCGACGACCGAAGCCCTTGTTTACAAAGCCGATCTCGTGATCGGGGCGGTGCTGATCCCGGGCGCGAAGGCGCCCAAGCTGATCACCCGCGCGATGCTCGGGCGGATGAAGCCGGGCGCGGTGATCGTCGATGTCGCGATCGATCAGGGCGGCTGCACTGAGACCTCACACGCCACCACGCATGATGACCCGATCTACGAAATCGACGGTGTGATCCATTATTGCGTGGCGAACATGCCCGGCGCGGTGGCGCGCACCGCGACCCAGGCGCTCGGCAATGCGACGCTGCCGTTCCTGCTCGAACTCGCTGACAAGGGTTGGAAACGGGCCTGCGCGGAGGATCCGCATCTGCTCAACGGGCTGAATGTCCACGCCGGCCAGATCACCTGCCCG from the Rhodobacter xanthinilyticus genome contains:
- a CDS encoding NAD-dependent succinate-semialdehyde dehydrogenase — protein: MLDTKTDLKSLLKDPTLLETRAFVAGEWVEADDGARFDVLNPARGDVICSVPDLGRAETARAIEAARVAMKDWAARTGKERAGVLRKWFELMMANQDDLGAILTAEMGKPLAEAKGEIAYGASFIEWFGEEAKRIYGETIPGHMRDKRIQVIKQPIGVVGSITPWNFPNAMITRKCGPALAVGCGFVARPAAETPLSALALAVLGERAGLPKGILSVITSTKASDIGKEFCENPTVRKLTFTGSTEVGRVLMRQAADQVMKCSMELGGNAPFIVFDDADLDAAVEGAMMSKFRNNGQTCVCANRIYVQAGVYDAFAAKLAAAVAKLNIGDGLEAGTTTGPLISDKAVAKVEDHIADVLAGGGQVVTGGKRHALGGTFFEPTVLTGVTQEMKVSTEETFGPVAPLFKFETEEEVIEKANATIFGLASYFYARDIGRITRVQEGLEYGIVGVNTGIISTEVAPFGGVKQSGLGREGSHHGTEDYLEMKYICLSI
- a CDS encoding DUF1013 domain-containing protein; this encodes MTNKPLMAKATAVWLVDNTTLSFKQIADFCGMHELEVQGIADGDVAAGVKGFDPIASNQLDQKEIDKGEADPLYKLRLKFNAAAVGEDKRRGPRYTPLSKRQDRPNAILWLVKFHPELADAQIARLVGTTKPTIASIRERTHWNIQNMTAIDPVALGLCRQSELDSEVQKAAKKRAAEGVMSDDERRKLVSTEQSLGMSDEPRLPSSIAGLENFTLGGGAVEEEREDPKDFSDADSFFNLPHGDDEDEDDDDRK
- a CDS encoding M24 family metallopeptidase, whose amino-acid sequence is MQRPDFYICENGEKVVLPFAAAEYEARLGGLRAAMAAAGVEAAVLTSMQTIAYYSGFLYCSFGRPYALVVTADASTTVSAGIDAGQPWRRSHGASLTYTDWTRDNYWRAIRHLIGEGRRLGIEADHLTLEASAKLDTFLKPAARVDIAPASMRQRMVKSAAEIALIKQGAAVADIGGYAIRETIREGLREIDVAMAGRDAMEAAIAERFPDAEYRDTWVWFQSGLNTDGAHNPVTGRRLRRGDILSLNCFPMISGYYTALERTMFVGEVDAASLTIWEANVAAHELGLGLLKPGASCAEVTATLNAFFEEKNLLQYRSFGYGHSFGVLSHYYGREAGLELREDIETVLAPGMVVSMEPMVTIPEGRPGAGGYREHDILVIGEDGAENITGYPYGPAFNVVG
- a CDS encoding P1 family peptidase; translation: MRPGPLNLITDVAGLVVGNAHDARLRSGVSVLSAARPFTAAVHVMGGAPGTRETDLLAPDKLVQEVDALVLSGGSAFGLDAASGVMEALAAAGRGFAVGPALVPIVPSAILFDLLNGGEKGWAENPYRGLGRAAFAGAGTRFEIGSAGAGYGAMTGRLKGGLGSASAVLGNGLTVGALVAVNALGSATVGESGHFWAAPWEIDAEFGGRGPARAYPATEEPRPMKRTGEATTIAIVATDAALSQAQAQRLAIAAHDGMARALVPSHTPLDGDLVFAAATGEKPLAEALDTFALGHAAACTLARAIARAVYAATPQPGDLQPTWSHLFGT
- a CDS encoding esterase-like activity of phytase family protein yields the protein MMMRLSLGAVLALTTALPAAAEMSFNRVAAFATPLNMAAGEDTARATSAEIIAASEDGMRLVYTDSLLGVIGMVDIAEPAAPKPLGAIDMKGEPTSVAVVGDMAFVAVNTSESYVAPSGRLAMVDLGKGAEVGSCDLGGQPDSVARAKDGSFLAVAIENERDEDLNDGDLPQMPAGYLVKLPLKAGVADCGAAERIELTGLAGVAGDDPEPEFVDINALGEIVVTLQENNEIVVIGADGKVAGHFSAGTVSLEGVDTKKDGKLDFTGALSDIPREPDAVKWIDEDHFATANEGDWKGGSRGWTIFKKDGTVVYDSGNTFERALAQIGHFPEGRAAKKGVEPESVEVGAFDGQPLVFIGSERGSIVGVYDVSDLTAPKLLQLLPSGVGPEGYAAIPARGLLVSANETDLGEDGGARAHVMIFARAEAAASYPTITSAGSAELIGWGALSGLAADPAEPGKLYAVSDSVYGAAPTIFTLNATQKPAKITGATVVTRGGEAAQLMDLEGITPDGEGGFWLASEGRSDKMIPHGIVHVDAKGKIKEQIGLPAELAAAETRFGFEGIAKLGETLWMAVQREWADDPKGMVKLVAYNTETKDWGAVHYPLEPKGAGWMGLSEITIRGDYAYIVERDNQLGDLAKVKKIFRVKLSEMVPAALGGDLPVVTKEEVRDLIPDLAGYGGYIVDKVEGFTIDAAGEGFVVTDNDGLDDSSGETFFFSIGKVE